The DNA sequence AAAGAAAAGCTAGCAGTAGTAAATTTGTAATTACTAATGTGTCAATGACTAGTCATACTGTAGTATCCTTTAAGTCTAAGCCTTGTATAGATATGTTTCTTACTTCATAATCTCAGTGATACTTGCCTTTGAAcatccaagaaaaattaaaggGATCATATACTTGTCTTTGTTTTGCAGCTAAGATGAGCTTCTTTTCCCAATCTCAGCTATATATCTATCTCATGTTTTCTATAAgctaagaaaaaaatttaactgAACTATAAAATCAATCTCTGGCAGAACAATGATTCTAAACTAATTTTCTATATATCAGTGACAATATCAAGAAGAACTAGTAAAAGTGAATAACAAGAAGTACAAATCAACATGCCATAACTTGCATAATAAGTAATACACTAGCTATATTCATTAAGATCTCAAGAATTTTATTATCTAAATAGAAAAATTTTCCTCCAAGGACTGACTTTGGAAACAACCCCAGCCTCTGAACCATAACCAATTGCAAAACCATCCAACTTAGACTCTGTGAGGACAATCTCAGTTCTAATGACTGCAGCTTTATCCTCCACAATCTTGAGTTTCTCTCTTAGCTTAGAAGCTTCTTCGTTCCAATACTTCTCTTCCTCACGCAATGCTTCGATCCTTGCAAGATCGGCCGAAGATAGGACTCGTTCCATAGCAGGACTCAACCATTCCAAATCGAACTTCATGAGCTTTGCCTGCTCCCAATACATCTGCAGTTCTTGTTTATGGTTTATCCAATCTCTAATCCTAACATTATGCAACAGAAACAACAACCTTCCTAAGCTATCAAAAGCACTCTGCCTTAACATTTCAGAGTGTTTTCTCTGGCTTTCTATCAGATTTGGATTATTGGTGCatgcttctttgagcagtggcagaAATGATTTGTCAACCTGACACAATCCATAAAAATCCACCATCTTCCCTGATGGCCTAGGAATTGTAGAGGAGTAGGACTGTGCGACTTGGAGCTCCGAacttgttgaagaagaagattctGGATACTCAGTTGCACCAAACAACCGACAAAGAAGTTGATGTAATGCCTCTTGCCATTGAAAATGTTCCTCATTATAAAGCGCATTCATATACTCACTGATATTGTCCCTGTTGGTAGGTTTCTCTTTAAAGATTATCTTCCTAGCAGCATAACGGACCAAATCATGCATTAGCACATGGTCTTTACTTGTAATTGAAGGCATCAACAAGCTAGAGTCCTTGAGGCTAGTGATGGTTGCAATCACATCAGTTTTGCTGCACAACCTTAGTCTAATTACATGTTGGAACAGATCTTCAATGAGAATTTCATAATCTTCTGGATACATACCACATATTAAGAATATGATTTTAGCTTCTTTGCTTGCAAGTATAATATTATAGATCACCACTATTATCTGGATTATAAAATTAGTACTATCATCTTCCCAATTCAAACCCTTCCCTCTTGAACTCATTAAATCTTTCAAGACTTGTTTCCATAGGTAAACAGTTCTTGCTCTTAGAGCTGACCCCAATATTGAAATGGTAAGTGGTAATCCTTCACAGTGTGCTGAAACTTCCTTTGCTATAGCAAGTAAGTCCGGCTCGAACCGATCATCATGGATGCCTGCGCACCTCTTGAACAAATCCCAATTTTCTTCTAAAGTTAAAAGAAATAGATGAAAGCTGCGTTGACATCCCATCAAATATGCAACTTGTTGACTTCTCGTAGTTAAGAGGACTTTACAGTGATTGTTTAAAATCCCAATCTTTTGCAGATCAAGCTTATCCCATAAGTCATCCAAAATTATGAGTACATGTTCTTCATTTCTTAATCTAAGTGATAGTTGTCTCTGTCTTTCAGCTAGATCGGATTCCTCTCCCAATCGAAGTCCTAACCCGGCAGCTATGTCACCTTGAATCCTCTTGACATTTTCAGCTGTTGTCACATGAACAGGTAGAACAAGGTCAAACATGTTCATCTCCTTTACTCTTTTACCTACATGCCTTGCTAAGGTTGTCTTTCCTACTCCACCCATGCCGTACACTGCCACACTGGAGATGCTATCATCTTGTAAGGCTTCGAAGATTCCATTGAAAGTGCTTTCTCTTGATTCAAAGTCAAACTGCATAAAACAACCCGCCTTCAATTCTATCAACTTGAACTGTGTTCTTTACCTGTTCTTGTACTTGCTCAACTTTTGTCTCCAGTTTCCTCCTAAGATGTTCTGGTTTCATCGTCAGAACATGTCCCTGATGACCCATTAGAAAGCTCACAAGCACAGATATGGCAGCAAG is a window from the Arachis hypogaea cultivar Tifrunner chromosome 17, arahy.Tifrunner.gnm2.J5K5, whole genome shotgun sequence genome containing:
- the LOC140180844 gene encoding disease resistance protein RPS5-like — protein: MQFDFESRESTFNGIFEALQDDSISSVAVYGMGGVGKTTLARHVGKRVKEMNMFDLVLPVHVTTAENVKRIQGDIAAGLGLRLGEESDLAERQRQLSLRLRNEEHVLIILDDLWDKLDLQKIGILNNHCKVLLTTRSQQVAYLMGCQRSFHLFLLTLEENWDLFKRCAGIHDDRFEPDLLAIAKEVSAHCEGLPLTISILGSALRARTVYLWKQVLKDLMSSRGKGLNWEDDSTNFIIQIIVVIYNIILASKEAKIIFLICGMYPEDYEILIEDLFQHVIRLRLCSKTDVIATITSLKDSSLLMPSITSKDHVLMHDLVRYAARKIIFKEKPTNRDNISEYMNALYNEEHFQWQEALHQLLCRLFGATEYPESSSSTSSELQVAQSYSSTIPRPSGKMVDFYGLCQVDKSFLPLLKEACTNNPNLIESQRKHSEMLRQSAFDSLGRLLFLLHNVRIRDWINHKQELQMYWEQAKLMKFDLEWLSPAMERVLSSADLARIEALREEEKYWNEEASKLREKLKIVEDKAAVIRTEIVLTESKLDGFAIGYGSEAGVVSKVSPWRKIFLFR